From the genome of Phycicoccus duodecadis:
CCGCGGGGCAGCCCGCGTTGCTGCCGCTGCACGCTCGCCTGGTCTCCACGGCCCCGGCCGACGGCGCCCGCGTGCCGACCGCCCAGCGCGTCACCCTGACCTTCAGCGAGGACGTCGACCCCCGGTTCCTCGTCCTGCGGGTCAGCGGCCCCGGCGGCGACGAGACCCAGGGCAGCGCCGTCGTCCGGGGACGCACCGTCACCCAGCCCCTCGTGCCGGACCTCGCGGCGGGGGCCCACACCGTGGCCTACCGCGTCGTCAGCGTCGACGGGCACGCGGTGGCCGGGACGCTGGCGTTCACCACGACCATCGCGCCGCCCACCCCGAGCGCGTCGCCCGACGCCACCTCCACGGCATCCCCGTCCGCGAGCCCGTCCGCTCCGTCGGCCATTCCCGCCCCCACCCCGCTCCCGTCCCCCTCGACGGCACCTGCGGCCGCCGAGGCCGGTGTCCCCGGCTGGCTGTGGGTGGCCGGCCTCGTCGTCCTCCTCGTGCTCGTGGGCGCGGCCGCCGCCTGGCGGACCCTGTCCCGCCCCCCGTCGGTGGCAGGCGGCGCCGGCGCCGGCGACGACCCGGGCGAGCACCAGGGTGACGACCCCGACGGCTCCTTCCGTGGCTGAGCCACCCCCCGTCCCATCGATTTCGCGACGGCCGGGAGAGGCTGATAATGTCTCCGCTCGCGCGCCATTAGCTCAATTGGCAGAGCAGCTGACTCTTAATCAGCGGGTTCGGGGTTCGAGTCCCTGATGGCGCACCACCG
Proteins encoded in this window:
- a CDS encoding copper resistance CopC family protein, which produces MLSRRMSAAVTVLVVLLVTFALVASALPVFAAPASAGVPQAVPAGQPALLPLHARLVSTAPADGARVPTAQRVTLTFSEDVDPRFLVLRVSGPGGDETQGSAVVRGRTVTQPLVPDLAAGAHTVAYRVVSVDGHAVAGTLAFTTTIAPPTPSASPDATSTASPSASPSAPSAIPAPTPLPSPSTAPAAAEAGVPGWLWVAGLVVLLVLVGAAAAWRTLSRPPSVAGGAGAGDDPGEHQGDDPDGSFRG